The following are encoded together in the Fundulus heteroclitus isolate FHET01 chromosome 19, MU-UCD_Fhet_4.1, whole genome shotgun sequence genome:
- the fosaa gene encoding proto-oncogene c-Fos codes for MPITLIGAEKQSSSYQVYTWRKDTLSLPSGSHIFVIEQDSCCCFCFFWRGGCLLPLVFNNRTPDMDAVSPTLRTESPVGTLCQKTPEEASSPASSSESGAKEVSQDVSAQDNPFVPTVTAISSTPDFQWMVQPTIITSVSPSLGSQQANEPQSSHQATPKAGGSKGKNAARKGKAEQLSPEEEEKKRIRRERNKMAAAKCRNRRRELTDTLQAETDKLEEEKASLETEIANLLKEKERLEFILATHKPVCQMPDELESILQAGSDGSPELPPSPDEDRLQEEGIQETPSLQDMDIPSDPSTAISGNSNILLCANAEINISDLEPSLDIKEGLLDNMLPSLEDRIPMETARSVPDIDLSSSLGVSDWETLYKSVSCDLEPLSTPVVTSTPTCSSCLSVFTFACPDLDSLTEEGLDSLKGGLSKAESVDILNSPTLLAL; via the exons atgccaatcactCTGATTGG AGCAGAAAAgcag TCATCCAGTTACCAGGTATATACCTGGAGAAAAGACACGCTCTCTCTGCCCAGCGGAAGTCATATATTTGTCATTGAGCAGGActcgtgttgttgtttttgttttttctggagGGGGGGTTGTTTATTACCTCTGGTGTTTAACAACCGGACGCCTGATATGGATGCTGTCTCTCCAACCTTGCGGACAGAGTCTCCTGTCGGGACGCTGTGCCAGAAGACGCCAGAGGAGGCGAGCTCTCCGGCGTCCTCCTCAGAGAGCGGTGCCAAG gaggtcAGCCAAGACGTCAGTGCTCAGGACAATCCATTTGTTCCAACTGTTACAGCAATATCCTCCACCCCAGATTTCCAGTGGATGGTCCAGCCTACGATTATTACATCTGTCTCCCCGTCTCTGGGCAGCCAGCAAGCCAATGAACCGCAAAGCTCTCACCAGGCAACACCCAAAGCAGGCGGGAGCAAGGGGAAAAATGCTGCCAGAAAGGGGAAAGCGGAGCAG CTGTctccagaggaagaggagaagaagaggatAAGGAGGGAGAGGAATAAAATGGCTGCAGCGAAGTGCCGCAACAGACGGAGGGAACTCACAGACACGCTGCAAGCT GAGACAGACAagctggaggaggaaaaggCATCCCTGGAGACGGAGATAGCCAACCTGCTCAAAGAGAAGGAGCGCCTTGAATTTATCCTTGCCACACACAAACCTGTGTGCCAGATGCCAGACGAGCTGGAGTCCATCTTACAGGCCGGCTCAGACGGTTCCCCGGAGCTGCCGCCCAGTCCAGACGAGGACAGGCTTCAGGAGGAAGGCATCCAGGAAACTCCCTCCCTCCAGGACATGGACATCCCCAGTGACCCGTCCACGGCCATCTCTGGGAACTCCAACATCTTACTGTGCGCCAACGCTGAAATCAACATCTCCGACCTCGAGCCCTCCCTGGACATTAAGGAGGGGCTGCTGGACAACATGCTGCCCAGTTTGGAGGACAGGATCCCCATGGAGACGGCCCGGTCCGTGCCCGACATCGACCTGAGCAGCTCCCTCGGAGTCTCGGACTGGGAGACCCTGTACAAGTCCGTCTCCTGCGACCTGGAGCCTCTCAGCACTCCGGTGGTGACCTCCACccccacctgcagcagctgcctgTCTGTGTTCACGTTTGCGTGTCCCGACCTGGACTCTCTCACAGAGGAGGGACTGGACAGCCTTAAAGGTGGTCTGAGCAAGGCTGAATCTGTTGATATCCTCAACTCTCCAACTCTTCTCGCCTTATAA
- the mlh3 gene encoding LOW QUALITY PROTEIN: DNA mismatch repair protein Mlh3 (The sequence of the model RefSeq protein was modified relative to this genomic sequence to represent the inferred CDS: deleted 1 base in 1 codon) produces the protein MIRCLPTEVQGKLRSGVAIPSLQQCVEELLLNSIDAGATCVGVRIDMEAFKVQVIDNGSGIPAEDMERVGMRYHTSKCSCVDDLENLRCYGFRGEALASIVSSATLVEISSRTRLSVKTHVKVFRDGQGMDVFEAETSRPSAGTTVIVCNFFHNMPVRRKRVDAVLEGERIRQRVEAVSLMHPAVSFTLKNDCTAAMLVRLPKARDTHHRFVQIHSLARAEKLGRVSHAHEQFEVSGYLGKEGHYNSSLQYLYVNERLLLRTRIHKLLNCLLRRLGSAGHKQQSPDGTTATRSPNHKRSQDQYGVYVVNIKCAYSEYDICLEPAKTLVEFKDWDGVLLCVEGAVNAFLRRENLVSLCSREDLDCVSPRGSGVQSADPKEESEAAGREPAMDCCIGPTLASNFVYRRSAKDSVHPESDLCGPIADGAQQDEDAAKALDEPEKTPQRDLEHTQSDDDDGEEAFTKVTDNLDGPSGEQRPQKIGCDSRPPAGQTPTCQFDVNSNEQVCQRPVRKIGLSDPYVHQSLQIQDPFPSRTPQVQDLAPNREEKAMAPKRKEPPDSNKDGAAVLPAKIPRAGPAEKLSTLQPSGSLDKFRQTYCRSAQSRSNAISLRTSSFAKNPASLSAFGNKRDRLGDKGDRLVSQSPATRTDDNKSSKTSLAAKLCRLRRHTSEDADVAQHRCGDASQDQTRLGTSAGVALDRADGENPQSHGLPVDPSLDGGRQHELDGGGCSPARGDWLHHYEASVGKTVYVNRKTGLSRYEEPASDETQVPCRSDVSNMAVSVISEMGVEYRCYPFQLELVLPFLPKSRQGRVISSGTDCKDEADESSNSLSSMYSKWKNPVFVLPPTVAVDISSGQADGLAVKIHNILFPYRFSKNMIHSMKVVNQVDKKFLACLINARDEDSAARAENEGNLLVLVDQHAAHERVRLENLVADSYEDDTDAAGGKRLCSSTISPPLTIGVTEEELRLLRSSQPHLRNLGLEVTFSKTGAPQVFVGKVPLCFMEKESNELRRGRPSVIKPVVEEYLREQTELLRLTGRVRGTLPLTVMKVLASLACHGAIKFNDPLSRDECHSLVASLSSCQLPFQCAHGRPSIVPLVDVLHLNQDQKDFQKPNLQKLRRMYKAWELYGNK, from the exons ATGATAAGGTGTTTGCCCACGGAGGTCCAGGGGAAACTTCGCTCCGGTGTGGCCATCCCGTCCCTCCAGCAGTGCGTGGAGGAGCTCCTCCTTAACAGCATCGATGCCGGAGCCACCTGCGTGGGCGTCAGGATCGACATGGAGGCGTTCAAGGTTCAGGTGATCGACAACGGATCGGGGATCCCTGCTGAGGACATGGAGCGCGTGGGGATGAGATACCACACGAGCAAATGCAGCTGCGTCGACGACCTGGAGAACCTCCGCTGTTACGGCTTCAGGGGCGAAGCCCTGGCGAGCATAGTGTCTTCAGCCACGCTCGTGGAGATCTCCTCCCGGACCAGGCTGTCGGTGAAAACCCACGTCAAAGTGTTCAGAGACGGCCAGGGCATGGACGTCTTCGAGGCGGAGACGTCCCGGCCCTCTGCGGGGACGACCGTCATCGTTTGCAACTTCTTCCACAACATGCCCGTCCGGAGGAAGAGGGTGGACGCGGTGCTGGAGGGCGAGAGGATCAGACAGAGGGTGGAGGCCGTGTCCCTGATGCATCCCGCCGTGTCCTTCACCCTGAAGAACGACTGCACGGCGGCCATGTTGGTGCGGCTCCCCAAAGCCAGAGACACCCACCACCGCTTCGTTCAGATACACAGCCTGGCGCGCGCCGAGAAACTGGGGCGCGTGAGCCACGCGCACGAGCAGTTCGAGGTGAGCGGCTACCTGGGCAAGGAGGGCCACTACAACAGCAGCTTGCAGTACCTGTACGTGAACGAGAGACTCCTACTGAGGACGCGGATCCACAAGCTGCTCAACTGTCTCCTGCGCAGGCTCGGCAGCGCCGGCCACAAGCAGCAGAGTCCGGACGGGACAACCGCGACCCGGAGTCCGAACCACAAGCGCAGCCAGGACCAATACGGGGTGTACGTCGTCAACATAAAGTGCGCCTACTCCGAGTATGACATTTGCCTCGAGCCAGCAAAAACCCTGGTGGAGTTCAAAGACTGGGATGGAGTCTTGCTCTGCGTGGAAGGGGCGGTCAACGCTTTTCTGAGGAGGGAGAACTTGGTGTCCCTGTGTTCCCGAGAGGACTTGGACTGCGTGTCCCCGAGGGGGTCTGGCGTCCAAAGCGCAGATCCAAAGGAGGAAAGCGAGGCGGCTGGCCGGGAACCAGCGATGGACTGCTGCATTGGACCGACGCTGGCGTCTAATTTTGTTTACCGTAGAAGTGCGAAGGACAGCGTCCACCCAGAGTCAGACCTGTGTGGGCCCATTGCTGATGGAGCTCAGCAAGACGAGGACGCGGCGAAAGCTTTAGATGAGCCCGAGAAGACGCCGCAACGTGATCTGGAGCACACACagagtgatgatgatgatggtgaggAAGCGTTCACCAAGGTTACGGACAACTTAGACGGGCCTTCGGGAGAGCAAAGACCCCAAAAGATTGGCTGTGATTCACGCCCACCTGCGGGCCAAACTCCAACGTGTCAGTTTGACGTAAACAGCAATGAACAAGTGTGTCAGCGTCCTGTCAGGAAGATCGGCTTGTCTGACCCGTACGTCCACCAGAGCCTGCAGATCCAGGACCCGTTCCCAAGCCGCACGCCTCAGGTGCAAGATTTGGCGCCAAACCGCGAGGAGAAAGCGATGGCGCCAAAACGTAAAGAGCCACCCGACTCAAACAAAGATGGCGCCGCCGTCCTCCCAGCAAAGATCCCCAGAGCCGGTCCTGCTGAGAAGTTATCGACACTCCAGCCAAGCGGGTCGCTTGACAAGTTTAGGCAAACCTACTGTAGATCTGCTCAGTCACGGAGCAATGCCATTTCTCTCCGGACTTCGAGCTTCGCCAAAAACCCCGCCAGTCTGTCTGCATTCGGAAACAAACGAGATCGACTCGGTGACAAGGGAGACCGGCTCGTCTCCCAGAGTCCAGCGACGCGCACAGATGACAACAAGAGTAGCAAAACGTCTCTGGCAGCTAAACTCTGTCGCTTAAGACGACACACGTCAGAAGACGCAGACGTAGCGCAGCACAGGTGCGGGGACGCGTCCCAGGACCAAACCCGTCTCGGTACGTCTGCAGGTGTTGCTTTGGACCGGGCCGACGGTGAGAACCCGCAGAGCCACGGCCTGCCTGTCGATCCTTCTCTGGACGGCGGCCGTCAACACGAGCTGGACGGAGGCGGATGTAGCCCGGCGCGCGGCGACTGGCTCCATCACTACGAGGCGTCCGTGGGAAAAACGGTTTATGTGAACAGAAAGACGGGGCTCAGCAGATACGAGGAGCCGGCTTCAGACGAAACACAAGTACCGTGTAGGTCTGACGTCTCCAACATGGCCGTTAGCGTCATCTCTGAAATGG GTGTGGAGTACAGGTGTTACCCTTTTCAGCTGGAGTTAGTGTTGCCTTTCCTGCCTAAATCCAGGCAAGGAAGAGTGATTAGCTCAGGGACTGACTGTAAAG ACGAAGCCGACGAGAGCTCCAACTCGCTTTCTTCGATGTACTCTAAATGGAAGAATCCAGTGTTTGTCCTCCCACCCACA GTCGCTGTGGATATCTCCAGTGGCCAAGCTGATGGACTGGCTGTGAAGATCCACAACATCCTCTTTCCGTATCGCTTTTCCAAGAATATGATTCACTCAATGAAG GTTGTTAATCAAGTGGATAAAAAGTTCCTTGCGTGCCTTATTAACGCAAGA GATGAGGACTCAGCGGCACGGGCTGAAAATGAAG GAAACCTACTGGTGTTGGTGGATCAGCACGCGGCGCACGAGAGGGTTCGGCTTGAAAATTTAGTTGCAG ATTCATACGAAGATGACACGGATGCCGCCGGAGGGAAACGCCTGTGCTCATCAACCATTTCACCACCTTTGACGATCGGCGTAACGGAAGAGGAGCTCAGGCTGCTTAG gTCTTCTCAGCCACATTTAAGGAATTTGGGCCTTGAAGTTACTTTTTCAAAGACAGGAGCTCCACAGGTGTTTGTGGGAAAAGTACCGCTCTGCTTCATGGAGAAAGAGAGCAATGAGCTAAGGCGGGGCAGACCATCTGTTATCAAGCCTGTCGTTGAG GAGTATCTTCGAGAACAAACCGAG TTGCTCCGTCTAACAGGCAGAGTCAGAGGAACTTTGCCCCTCACTGTCATGAAAGTGCTCGCCTCACTGGCATGCCAtg GCGCCATCAAGTTTAATGACCCTCTAAGCAGAGACGAGTGCCACAGCTTGGTAGCATCCTTGTCTTCATGCCAGCTGCCCTTCCAGTGTGCCCACGGCCGTCCCTCTATTGTTCCGCTGGTAGACGTCCTTCACCTGAACCAGGACCAAAAG GATTTCCAGAAACCCAACCTGCAAAAGCTAAGAAGAATGTATAAAGCATGGGAGCTgtatggaaataaataa
- the LOC105917213 gene encoding uncharacterized protein LOC105917213, whose product MLNNDEHWSSLTRQPDFQKQCDSGGTQSDVVSKKKDRADHPFPNKPVIHRRPPKTQVPLGLDDFANICISSQQRGSFLPKENPSDVTVKIRERKSSQRMPCGELEMARAIHAKELILQEKLGKVEKKIRHTIQRDSADSKTGDVFKSKEKRAHSRESKEEKAQKARMPDYEEMAEAGRHGNFLIPGSIEDAGTEDRTRDTYEVQRAGWEVSKKGLNSMPNTPRLQNENQQLRGEAGGEKCCKKLGKTSEKSSELSKTSLSNTTRAIEKKYKEMQHKNASGSDKQNLRQRSLQEPVHEKNTETQRNAVRKPTTEAAPPLVSKSSQRQLEQQQAEFAVSLKADDHFQMLSCKICSRKFKIDRLGAHTRVCAKLKSSRPVYDTSAHRIKGTSIEEFRKTHIRSESPEVAPRRRNHKKKRYNLPKDQHLAGK is encoded by the exons ATGCTCAACAATGACGAACACTGGAGCAGTCTCACAAGACAACCGGATTTTCAAAAGCAGTGTGACTCTGGAGGCACACAGTCAGATGTTGTCTctaaaaagaaagacagagcaGATCATCCTTTTCCAAACAAGCCGGTAATCCACAGACGGCCACCTAAGACACAAGTCCCTCTTGGTTTGGATGATTTTGCGAACATTTGTATTTCATCACAACAAAGAGGCAGTTTTTTGcctaaagaaaatccttctgATGTCACCGTAAagatcagagaaagaaaatcctCCCAAAGGATGCCCTGTGGAGAGCTGGAGATGGCCAGAGCAATTCATGCAAAAGAGCTAATACTGCAGGAGAAGCTGGGCAaggttgagaaaaaaataaggcatACCATCCAGAGAGACAGtgcagactcaaaaacaggtGACGTGTTCAAGAGCAAAGAGAAGAGGGCACACAGCAGAGAAAGCAAAGAGGAAAAGGCTCAAAAAGCCAGGATGCCGGACTATGAGGAGATGGCAGAAGCAGGCAGGCATGGCAACTTTCTAATACCAGGAAGTATAGAAGATGCCGGGACTGAAGACAGAACAAGGGATACATATGAAGTACAACGGGCTGGATGGGAAGTCAGTAAGAAAGGATTGAACAGCATGCCCAATACACCAAGACTCCAGAATGAGAATCAGCAACTCAGAGGAGAAGCTGGAGgtgaaaaatgttgcaaaaagttggggaaaacatctgaaaaatcCAGTGAGTTAAGCAAGACCTCTCTCAGCAACACAACTCGGGCAATAGAgaagaaatacaaagaaatgcAGCACAAGAACGCCAGTGGGTCAGATAAACAGAATCTACGCCAGAGGAGTCTTCAGGAACCCGTtcatgaaaaaaacacagaaacccAAAGAAATGCAGTAAGAAAACCGACTACCGAAGCAGCTCCACCACTTGTTTCTAAATCTTCTCAAAGACAGCTAGAGCAACAACAGGCAGAGTTCGCAGTCAGCCTCAAGGCCGATGACCACTTCCAGATGCTTTCTTGCAAAATCTGCAGCAGGAAGTTCAAAATTGACCGGCTGGGGGCACACACCCGGGTCTGTGCAAAACTGAAAAGCTCTCGTCCAGTTTATGACACGTCTGCTCATAGGATTAAAGGAACAAGCATAGAGGAGTTTCGGAAAACTCACATCAGGAGCGAAAGTCCAGAG GTTGCACCAAGAAGACGAAAccacaagaaaaaaagatataacCTCCCCAAGGATCAACACCTGGCTGGAAAATAA
- the jdp2a gene encoding jun dimerization protein 2 yields the protein MQRFPLFKIYSRPSADQKRGHLLHQGPKSAVVKAEPDAMPGQIPDPSVTAGSLPSLGPLAGLSATTLTDKLRFGDLHDIGTMLSPLLFLDTLGKRPVVIKTERDEEEERRKRRREKNKVAAARCRNKKKERTDYLQKESERLEMLNSDLKAQIEELKLERQQLILMLNRHRPTCIVRTDSVKTPENEAIPLLQPLEAK from the exons ATGCAACGAtttccactttttaaaatctacTCCCGACCCTCTGCCGACCAGAAGAGAGGACATTTGTTGCACCAGGGACCAAAGTCAG CCGTGGTCAAGGCTGAGCCTGACGCAATGCCAGGACAAATCCCAGATCCCTCTGTGACAGCGGGCTCCCTGCCCAGCCTGGGCCCGCTGGCTGGGCTCTCAGCCACCACGCTGACGGACAAGCTGAGGTTTGGCGATCTGCACGACATCGGAACAATGTTGTCACCCCTGCTTTTCCTGGACACTCTGGGAAAGAGGCCTGTAGTCATCAAAACTGAG AGagatgaagaggaagagaggaggaaaCGAAggcgagagaaaaacaaagtggCTGCAGCTCGATGtcgaaacaaaaagaaagagaggaCAGACTATTTACAAAAG GAGTCAGAAAGATTAGAGATGTTAAACTCCGACCTGAAAGCCCAGATCGAGGAGCTAAAGCTGGAGCGCCAGCAGCTCATCCTCATGCTCAACCGACACCGTCCCACGTGCATCGTCCGGACGGACAGTGTCAAAACCCCAGAGAACGAGGCGATCCCGCTGCTGCAGCCGCTCGAGGCCAAGTGA
- the acyp1 gene encoding acylphosphatase-1 gives MSGEDLISVDYEVFGKVQGVFFRKYTQAEAKKLGLVGWVRNTEAGTVEGQLQGQRSKVEKMQDWLKSTGSPKSHITKAEFKKEKTIEGLEHSSFNVVK, from the exons ATGTCCGGTGAAGATCTTATTTCTGTGGATTATGAAGTTTTTGGCAAAGTGCAAGGAGTTTTTTTTCGGAAATACACTCAA GCCGAGGCAAAGAAGCTTGGCCTAGTTGGATGGGTCCGAAACACAGAAGCAGGAACTGTGGAGGGGCAGCTACAAGGTCAACGCAGCAAGGTGGAAAAAATGCAAGACTGGCTGAAATCTACAGGGAGCCCCAAGTCTCACATCACAAAGGCCGAGTTCAAGAAAGAGAAAACTATTGAGGGCCTAGAACACTCATCTTTTAATGTAGTCAAATGA